The segment CCTCCAAGAAGAGGAAGCACTCGGAATCACCTCCCAACACCCTCAACGCCCAGATGCTGAACGGAATGATCAAACAGGAGCCTGGGACTGTGACGGCCCTGCCCCCGCACCCAGCGCgagccccttccccaccctggcCTCCCCAGGGCCCGCTCTCACCCGGGCCTAACTCCCTGCCCCTCAGCATCGCCCGGGTCCAGACGCCCCCTTGGCATCCACCAGGTGCCCCCTCACCAGGTACACGGCTGGCCTGCTCAGGCTTTTGAGTTgggggggtggggcctggggctcAGGGACAATGGCCGTTCCCTctctccaggtctcctgcaggacAGTGACAGCCTCAGCGGCTCCTACCTAGACCCCAACTACCAGTCCATCAAGTGGCAACCGCATCAGCAGAACAAATGGGCGACACTGTACGACGCTAACTACAAGGAGCTGTGAGTGCTTCGTGCCCCTTCCCtcggtaaacaatccgcctgccaatgcaggagacccgggttccatccctggatcgggaagatcccctggagaaggaaatgacaactcactctggtatccttgcctagaaaatcccatggacagaggagcctcgcgggctaccaaccatggggttgcaaaagagttggacacgacttagcgactaaaccaccaccaccaccaccaccaaccatTCCTCCTGGTCATGCCATCTGGGCAACCCCAGCCCTGGCTTCAGGATCCTAGAGCAGGGCTGGAAGCACCCTAAGAACAAGATAGTCCCCTTTCACAGAAGAGCAGACGGGCTCAGGGCAGAGCTAGGACTGCCACTCAGGGCTCCTGATTCCTGAGCCCGCCCGAGGCCTCCTTAAGAAGGTGGTGTCGGCCAAGGAGGGGCCGGTGAGGGCGAGTCTGGCAGCAGTGGGTGGAGAGGGGTGTTTTCtggctcctcctccccctcccccctcctcctgcaTTCCAGGAAGGTAGCCGGAAGCTGAGTGTCAGGGAGGCCCTTCCAGCAAGCCCCCTCCCTGCAGGGGAGGGACCAGTGGGTGGGGGAGGACTGGTCAGAGGCTGCCCCAGCATTCCTAGCTCTGCTCCAGCACCCACCCATGCGGATTCAGCTTCCTGGGACCCGGCCAGGAGCACTCTGGGACCACTCCCCTCACTCCCACGGAAGGCCAACAAGGGCTGAGAGCATGGCTCACCATCAGCTCACTTTGGACTTGCTGGGACTGGGCAGGGTGTCTGGGACTTGCCTTCTCACAGCTAGTCCAGCCTCCTGGAGTTGGGGGTCCCTGGCTTTGTGGGGTTGTTGGCGTGAAGCCCTCAGGGCTGGGGCAAGGAGCTGTCCAACCAATGTAGTGGCTAAAGGATCATTTGAGACCCTATCTGGGTGGCGGGGAGAGGTCTTTGGATGTCCAGCCCTATGGCCTGGTGAAGACCCCCGCCCATTCCTACGGCCATACTTCTCAGGTCAGCCCTGCTACCCCAAATCCCAAGGCCAGGAAGTTGGCACCTGAGGTCCACCCCAGTGTGGTCCGGGCACTTTCTGGGTGTTTCCTGGGTGGTCAGGCAGATGAGCGGAGCCCAGGGAGGGAGATGCAGTGAGCCCTGCGTCTTCCCGTAGATGTTAGCCGGGCCCAAAGGCCTCTCCAAGTTTGGAAACTTTCTCCCTGCCCAGCTTCCTCCAGGCAGGCCTGGGCATCAGGGGCACTGCTTGTGCCTGGGGACCTGGGGGAAGGCGGGCCACCAGTCTCCCCGTGTCCTACCCCctggagatcccctgaagagccCAGACCTAGAACACCTTCCCAGCAacagatgggtaaactgaggctgaGTCCAGGCTGCCCAGAGAGCCCCCTCCCCACGGGGCAGAAGTCAGGATGAGGATGTCTGGGGGCTTGAGTAAGttggtgggcaggggctgggcccATGCAGAGCCGGCGCCTGGTTCCACCGTTTCCATGGCAACCAGCTGTCAGACACAGTGAGGCTCCACAGACGCATCCCCTCTCACCCTGTCTCCCTGGAGGGAGGGGGCCTTTGGGCAGCGTTCTGGGAAGAAGCCAAGTGTGGTGAGGGGCTGTCAGGCCCCCTCGTCAGGAGCTCACTCCCGTCCTAGGGTCTtgcccagcctcccccatccccggggcGCAGTGGTCCCAGGCACGTAAGGGAGGAATATTGGCCGAGGCATTGTCACACCAGAGCTCAGATCCTCCTGGGGGGCTCAGTTTCCATTTCTGAGAAGTGGGAGCAATCCCGAGAGAGGTTTGAGGATGGGGGCACCAGGTAGGAAATTGGCTTGGGGACACAGGCCACAGACGGGACCGGCGAGGCAGGCCTGGCTGGGGGCCCTCGGTCGAGTGTCCTCGCCTGCCCCCAGGCCCATGCTCACCTACCGCGTGGACGCCGACAAAGGCTTCAACTTTTCGGTGGGCGACGACGCCTTCGTGTGCCAGAAGAAGAACCACTTCCAGGTGACGGCGTACATCGGCATGCTGGGCGAGCCCAAGTACGTCAAGACGCCCGAAGGCCTCAAGCCCCTGGACTGCTTCTACCTGAAGCTGCACGGAGTGAAGGCAGGTCTGGGGCTTGGCAGCGAGGGTGGGCAGGAGGCCGGGGGAGCCGAACGAGCCCGGGGCCAGGTGAGTGTGTCCTGAGGAGACTCCTGGGGGCTGAGttcagcccccctccccacctgaaCTCCTGTGCCCGCCCCTTAGGGGTCATGCCCCCAGCCCTCTGCTCAGTTCTGCTTCCCGTTTCCTTCTCTACCCTGTGACCCCAAGTCTGTGCGCCCAGCCAGGACCCCGTTCCTGACCCTGCTGTCAGCTGCCTCACTACAGCACCCCAAAATGAGTTCCTTGCAAACTCACCCTCCCCAGGCTCTCCTCTCCGGGAATGGGGCTCTGGGGCCCTGGTTGCCCAAGCCATGAATCTGGGACCTGCTTGCCCACCTCTCACCGCGCACTAGGCCCCGCTCTCTCTCCTGGAACTTTCCACAACCtggtcccctcctctcctccccgaACCTCTGCCCAGACCAGGCCGGCCCCCTCCTTATCTGACCACCCACAGCCGGACTCCTGTTTGACTTGAGACACAGGTGGGCCCGACATTCCCCATTCAAGGCCCTCAGGACCCCGTCTCCCCCATCCACCCCAGCAAGGCCCTGACTGCTAGGCTGAGCTGGCAGAGGCTTTTGGGACCCCCATCCTCACCCCGGCCCTGGTTTGCTGTGCCCGGTCACAGCCCCTGCCTCCCCCCAGGCAGCTCCTTCTCTGGGACGCCCTCTGAACCCCACTGCCTGCCTCCTCCCTTGGCTGACCACTCCTTGACCTTCACCGTTCACTCTGCTGCCTCCTCGGGGACACCTGCCCTGAGGCCCATTTTGACTTGAGgcccctccctgtccagcacctcCACGGTGGTGGTGGTTGATTTTGAGCCCGCGAGTTCCCTGATGGCCTGGCCGCGTGTGTCTCCTTCCGTGTCATGAGTGGGGCCTGGCATTGCCGTGGCTCAGCCGGTGCTCTGGAGGGCTTGAGAGGCCTGGGAGTGGGATGGGTTCTGGGGAGTGTGGTTTTGGGTGTGACTGGGTGTttgtgaatgggcttcccaggtcactcAGCAGTGAAAAATCAGCagggcaggagccacaggagacacgggttcgatccctgggtcgggaagatcccctggagaagggaatggctacccacttgcctggagaagcccgtggacagagtagcctgctggactacagtctttgggatcgcagagagtcacaTAGggcggaagcgacttagcatgcatgcatgggtgTTTGTGGAGGCTGATTTGGGATGTGTTACTTGGAGATGGGTGGAGTGCGTGGGTGTGAATTGGTGGCCAGTGAagttgcctgtgtgtgtgtgtgctcacgtgTGTGCACATAGGTGGGAGAGTGGTGTGGGTGTGGGCTCATGGGAGGTGCGGCGGTGTAGGAGAAGGCACAGGAGTCTGTGGGCAGAGGGAAGggtggcctcagtttcctcaggagCTCCCGCTGCGCTGGGCCTGGGCTGAGAGGCTGAGGAGGGCAGGACCAGGTGGGGAGACCTTGGGCCCTGAAGTGCCCTTGGCCTCTGCTCCTCCCCCAGTTGGAGGCCCTGAACCAGTCCATCAACATCGAGCAGTCGCAGTCGGACCGAAGCAAGCGGCCCTTCAACCCGGTCTCGTGAGTGTCTGAGCCGTGGCGGGGGAGGTCCCCAGGAGGGCTCCCCTGGCAGGAGCCAAGGAGGGCCAAAGGCACCCACAACATGCCCCTCCCACACATTCCTGACCCCGGGGCCCCTCCATGGCCTGGCTCTCCGCAGCCCCTCTTCCCTGGCCCCTGAGTACCCTGCCCCTCCTCTGCAGGGTCAATCTGCCCCCTGAACAGGTCACGAAAGTGACTGTGGGGAGGCTGCACTTCAGCGAGACCACTGCCAACAACATGCGCAAGAAGGGCAAGCCCAACCCCGACCAGAGGTGAGCGGGCTGCGTCCCTGCCCCGGAGCCCCTCCATTTCTGAACACCAGGGGCTGGAGGGTGTCTCCCcgactccacccccacccccgcccgcgCCCGCCCGTAGCATGCCAGGAACGGAGTCCCAGAGATTGACCCACTTCCCAAATGAGGGACCTGGGTTTCAGAGCCTTTCACCACTTACCGATAGGAGAGCGGAAGCTAGCTTCCTATCTGCTTCCGCCCCCTAGTGGACACTCAGGTTCCTTCTCTGcagtgcgtgcttagtcgcttcagtcgtgtctgactctgtgcgaccccgtggactgtagccctcacctcccaccccaggctcctctgtccatggggattctccaggcaagaatactggagtgggttgccattccctcctccagggggtcttcccgacccagaggtcgaacccacatctctctgtctcctgcaggggcaggcgggttctttaccactaaagccacctgggaagcccctcctctgTCGGGTGGGGTGGTCATGCTCTCCTCCCGGGTGCCGGGAGCCTGGGAGAGATGACCAAGTGCACTGTACATCTGACCCAGGAAGgctggtggaggtgggaggggaatgGGGCGGGACCCTGGGCGCCTCTGAGACCCTCTTGTGTCCAGGTACTTCATGCTGGTGGTGGCCCTCCAGGCCCACGCACAAAATCAGAACTACACACTGGCCGCCCAGATCTCAGAGCGCATCATCGTCCGGGTGAGGGCCACCTCCCCCCAAAGGGCTGAGAGTCCTCCCTAGACCTGGGAGAAACAGCACCCAGGAGAAAAACAGGGTCTTCAGGGGTCAGGAGCTGGAGTGCTGAtcctgtgtggccctgggcaaggTTCCCACCTTCTCAGGGCCAGTATCTCCTTCACAATTAAGTGTGGAGGTGGCCAGGACCCGGTTGGTGGCTTTTCTGAAAGTTGCAGCCATGGGAGGACAGTTTAAATTGGGCATGGGGGTGTGAGGAGCTCCGGCTGGAGCTGGAGGGGTGGCTGTGGGGTTTCCCCCTTTCCCAGGGCGCTGTGCGTCCCccaacccccaggactgatccAGCCCCAACTCCTGCCAGGCCTCCAATCCAGGCCAGTTTGAGAGTGATAGCGAGGTGCTGTGGCAGCGGGCGCAGGTGCCGGACACGGTCTTCCACCATGGCCGTGTAGGCATCAACACGGACCGGCCCGATGAGGCGCTGGTGGTGCACGGCAACGTCAAGGTCATGGGCTCGCTCATGCACCCCTCGGACCTGCGGGCGAAGGAGCACGtgcaggaggtgggggcaggacCGGGGGCGGGGACTCCCTAAGCGGGGAGGAGCCGATGGCTGGGGCGGGGCTATCTTGTGGGCGGGGCTCCAGGGAAAGGCCTTGGAGGAGGTTGGCCCTGGGTCTCTGGATCCCCCACACTGGTGGTAGCAGGGTCTACCCCCTCCACACTCCTGCCACCGGATGGGCCCAGGAGGGGAGAGGTTCAGTTGGGCCCTGGCTCCCGCGCAGGTGGACACCACCGAGCAGCTGAAGAGGATCTCGCGCATGCGGCTGGTGCACTACAGGTACAAGCCGGAGTTTGCCGCCACTGCCGGCATCGAAGCCGCTGCGCCAGAAACGGGTAAAGATCTAGGGGCTGGGATCTGGCATCTGGTAACCCCGCCCCTGTCCCTGTCCTCTGGGAACTCTGCTTCCAAGAACCCCTTTCCTCGACTCATGGAACCCCGCCCCTGGGAATCCCGGCCCTCTGGGAGACCTTTCCCCTCGCCCTGAGCCCCTGCACTTTGACGCTGGACGTCTGGCACTTGTGGTGCCGGGATCCCCGCTCCTCTTCCCTGCATGAATCTTGCCTTTATTCTCCTGGATCTCTGTCCCCTTTCCCTTGTGGTCCTTACTTCTGAGAATCTGCCCCTACCCGCACCTACCCCTCGGAACCCCACACCTTGGTCCCTGGAACTGCCACCCTGCTCCAGGGCTCCCTGGATCTCAGATCTCTAGCTCCCAGAATTTCACCCTCACCAGTCCCAGCCCCTGCCTACATTATGGTGCTGTGGGCACACCTTCCTCCAACACACACTTGGCTTGTCCCTCCCCAGGTGTCATCGCTCAGGAGGTGAAGGAGATCCTGCCCGAGGCCGTGAAGGACACGGGAGACGTGGTCTTTGCCAATGGGAAAACCATAGAGAACTTCCTGGTGGTGAACAAGGTCTCTGGGTGGGGGAACTGGAAGGAGCCCAAGAGGCAGAAGGGTGGACCAGCTGGAGGGCATTCAGCACCACCCCCATAGAGACAGGGCACTGAAGTGCAGAGAGTCGGAGCGTCCCCTCACTCCAGTCTTCCCTCATGCTGCTTCTAgagcccactccccaccccacaggGAGAGGTGGAGGTGGGAGATGAGGACTTGGCCAGTGTGTGGCTGTGTGATCAAGGGCAAGAGGAACCTCACGAGAGTCATCTTCCTCTCCTGCAAAAGGAAGGAAACGATCGTTACAGCTGAGAACGTCTcatgttgttttgttgttcagtggctcagtcatgtccgactctttgtgacccatggactgcagcacttcaggcttccctgtccttcgccatctcccagaatttgctcaaattcatgtccattgagtcggtgatgcaatccagccatctcatcctctgtcataggGTTATGGCAAAGTTTAAACACGTGGTTTGTTGAGGATGATGTTTGTAACTTTCCTGGCATGACGCTGGGTGCCAGTGAGCATGTCCTAGGTCTTGGCCTCTGCTGAAGTCTTAGACACTGCGTCCATCAAAGGGGGAGATGGAGGCGAGAGGCTCTGAGGACCACGGGTTCTGAACACGGGTGGGGAAAGGTGCAGAGGTGGGATGGTGTTCAGAGGCAGGAACAGGGAGCAGGGAACAGGGAACAGGGGGAGCTGAGGCTGGACGAGAGGTGAGGCTGGCCTGGGTGGGGCTTCGAGGGCTCCCTCCTGCTCCCCATGGGCCCATGGCCTGGGGCCCCCAGGGGCTGACTGTGCCCTCGACACTGGCCATCGCCTGCGGCAGGAGCGCATCTTCATGGAGAACGTGGGTGCCGTGAAGGAGCTGTGCAAGCTGACGGACAACCTGGAGACGCGCATCGACGAGCTGGAGCGCTGGAGCCACAAGCTGGCCAAGCTGCGGCGTCTCGACAGCCTCAAGTCCACCGGCAGCTCGGGCGCCTTCAGGTGGGGGCGCAGGCCGGGGGAGGGCCTGACCCCCTTCCCAGGGGCACCTCTGATCTGGTCCTCTTGCTGCAGCCATGCAGGGAGCCAGTTCAGCCGGGCAGGCAGCGTCCCCCACAAGAAGAGGCCCCCCAAGGTGGCCAGCAAGGTGAGGGTGGGCAGGATGGGGGGCAGGCTGGACTGGGGCCTCCCCATCCTCATGGAGCCTTTCCAGCTGGTGCCTCTCCCAGCTCACTGATTAGAAGCACTTcctcatccctcccctccccaccttctaGCTCCCCCAGCTCCCggttcctcttccctccccctcaGCCTGCTAGGGGGATGAGTAGCCTttgtcccccacctccagcagAGCCCACGGTGGGCGAGACCACGGGCTCCCTAAGTCTGGGCCtttgtcccctttcctcctggtCCTCAGTCATCATCTGTGGTCCCAGACCAGGCCTGCATCAGCCAGCGCTTCCTGCAGGGAACCATCGTGGCCCTGGTGGTGGTCATGGCCTTCAGGTGACTGGTCCTCCAGACTCTGGGGGTGGCTGGCTTGGGGCATCGGGCTGCCTGCAGGCCTGGGCCTGGGGGAGCAGGAGGCCGTGGCCTGGGAGATGAAGTGGCTGAGCTCTCGGGGAAGGAGCGGGGGGCTGCCTCATCCTGTTTCCTCCTCCCCCCGAGACTGGGGAGACCCACATACAGCCATCCCTTTGGGAGCCTGTCCCCTGGGACCAAAAACCACAGGCCCCCATGCTGGGGAGAGGGCACTGGTCCATGGCTCTGGCTCTAACAACAGCCCTTTCCTGCGGCCCCCAGCGTGGTGTCCATGTCCACATTGTACGTGCTGAGCCTGCGCACCGAGGAGGATCTGGTGGAAAGTGATGGGTATGTCCCTGGAGGCCTGGCTGCCAGCTGTCACCAGGCCAGGTGGGGCTTGGGTGGGCGGCTAGAGTCAGAGGAGCCCTGGAAAATGTCTCCTGTAAAGGGGGCTCCACCTCAAAATCTGACCCCACCGGGGGTTTGTGGGGGGGTGCAGTGGGGGGTCAGAAGGTCCCCTGGTTTGGCGGGGGAAGCAGCTGCTTCGCTGTCCTGCTGAAGCTGGTATTGCTTCTCCAGGTAGCTGGGTCTCCGCGGGGCCCAGGtcagagcagggggtgggggaaggagggccAGGGTGGGGCCTTGGGCTCTTCTGCCCACTGTTACCCTCAGCCCTTGGGCCATCTCTGACcgtgtcttctctctctctcctccctgtgcCTGCGCCCCCGTTTCCTCTCTGCCGCCCTTAGCTCTTTTGCCGTGTCTACTTCCTGTCTTCTGGCCCTGCTCCGGCCCCAGCACCCTGGGGGGAGCGAGGCCATGTGCCCATGGTACGTGTCTGGACCAAGCTCTCTCCCTGCTGCCTCCTTtctgccttccctgtccatctcctcgcgtctctccctcttctctgcG is part of the Bos javanicus breed banteng chromosome 29, ARS-OSU_banteng_1.0, whole genome shotgun sequence genome and harbors:
- the MYRF gene encoding myelin regulatory factor isoform X9, coding for MEVVDETEALQRFFEGHDINGALEPSNIDTSILEEYISKEDASDLTLPDSPPDSGSEAYSPQQVNDPHLLRTITPETLCHVGVPSRLEHPPPPPAHLPGPPPPPPPPPHYPVLQRDLYMKAEPPMPPYAAMGQGLVPTDLHHGQQSQMLHQLLQQHGAELPPHPSKKRKHSESPPNTLNAQMLNGMIKQEPGTVTALPPHPARAPSPPWPPQGPLSPGPNSLPLSIARVQTPPWHPPGAPSPGLLQDSDSLSGSYLDPNYQSIKWQPHQQNKWATLYDANYKELPMLTYRVDADKGFNFSVGDDAFVCQKKNHFQVTAYIGMLGEPKYVKTPEGLKPLDCFYLKLHGVKLEALNQSINIEQSQSDRSKRPFNPVSVNLPPEQVTKVTVGRLHFSETTANNMRKKGKPNPDQRYFMLVVALQAHAQNQNYTLAAQISERIIVRASNPGQFESDSEVLWQRAQVPDTVFHHGRVGINTDRPDEALVVHGNVKVMGSLMHPSDLRAKEHVQEVDTTEQLKRISRMRLVHYRYKPEFAATAGIEAAAPETGVIAQEVKEILPEAVKDTGDVVFANGKTIENFLVVNKERIFMENVGAVKELCKLTDNLETRIDELERWSHKLAKLRRLDSLKSTGSSGAFSHAGSQFSRAGSVPHKKRPPKVASKSSSVVPDQACISQRFLQGTIVALVVVMAFSVVSMSTLYVLSLRTEEDLVESDGSFAVSTSCLLALLRPQHPGGSEAMCPCRSSQSFGTTQLRQSPVTTGVLGPQPSLLLGTTGPTRSAPAPALRTLDLCSTHPCPVICCSSPSPTPSTDPSLGPSFNPGRGLSPSPSPTTNRSGPSQMALLPVTNIRAKSWGLSANGIGYFKHPKSSNPVASPVVPFPGGQGKAKNGPSLGLHGRGRRAVPEPGLSPAQPTQAWGQPASLLADPVPSLTSIQVLENSMPITSQYCTSEDACRPGNVTYHIPVSSSTPLHLRLTLQMNSSSPVSVVLCSLMSKEEPCEEGGFLQSLHAHQDTQGTSHQWPVTILSFRRFTYHFRVALLGQANCSAEAPVQPATDYYFHFYRLCD